A DNA window from Xanthomonas campestris pv. campestris str. ATCC 33913 contains the following coding sequences:
- a CDS encoding efflux RND transporter permease subunit, with protein MSVAAFSIRRPVTTIMCFVSLVVVGLIAAFRLPLEALPDISAPFLFVQLPYTGSTPDEVERNLVRPAEEALATMTGIKRMRSTATADGANIFIEFSDWDRDIAIAASDARERLDAIRDDFPEDLQRFHIFKWSSSDEPVLKVRLASQADLTGAYDMLDREFKRRIERIPGVAKVEISGAPPNEVEIAIAPDRLTAHDLSLNDLSERLGKLNFSVSAGQIDDNGQRIRVQPVGELRDLQELRDLVLNAKGLRLGDIAQVRLKPTRMNYGRRLDGRPAIGLDIYKERSANLVEVSKAALKEVEDIRAEPAMRDVQVKVIDNQGKAVTSSLAELAEAGAVGLLLSITVLFFFLRHWPSTLMVTLAIPICFAITLGFMYFVGVTLNILTMMGLLLAVGMLVDNAVVVVESIYQERERMPGQPQLAALLGTRSVAIALSAGTLCHCIVFVPNLFGETNNISIFMAQIAITISVSLLASWLVAISLIPMLSARMKTPPLVTSERGVIARLQRRYAKVLAWTLAHRGWSVAGILLVSAISLVPMKLTKVDMFGGDGGNEGYIQYQWKGSYTREQLGDEIARVENHLEANRAKYHITQIYSWFSEVEGSNTVVTFDATKVKDLPPLLEQIRKELPRSARADYSIGNQGDGGSGNQGVQVQLVGDSTQALQELADEVVPLLAQRKELRDVRVDTGDRTSELAIRVDRERAAAFGFSAEQVASFVGLALRGTPLREFRRGDNEVPVWVRFAGAEQSKPEDLAGFTVRTKDGRSVPLLSLVDVKIRPAATQIGRTNRQTTLTIKANLGTKVTVPEARAAMEQPLKAMQFPAGYSYTFDGGDYQDDGEAMGQMVFNLVIALVMIYVVMAAVFESLLFPAAIMSGVLFSIFGVFWLFWITGTSFGIMSFIGILVLMGVVVNNGIVMIEHINNLRRRGMGRTQALIEGSRERLRPIMMTMGTAILAMVPISLTSTTMFSDGPPYFPMARAIAGGLAFSTVVSLLFLPTIYAILDDMSSGAAALVQRARGVRKAMPPEAALES; from the coding sequence ATGAGCGTTGCCGCCTTCAGCATCCGTCGCCCGGTCACCACCATCATGTGCTTCGTGTCGCTGGTGGTGGTGGGGCTGATCGCCGCATTTCGCCTGCCGCTGGAGGCGCTGCCGGATATTTCCGCGCCGTTCCTGTTCGTGCAGTTGCCGTACACCGGCTCCACGCCGGACGAGGTGGAGCGCAACCTGGTGCGGCCGGCCGAAGAAGCGTTGGCGACAATGACCGGCATCAAGCGCATGCGCTCAACCGCCACCGCCGACGGCGCCAACATCTTCATCGAGTTCTCCGATTGGGACCGCGATATCGCCATTGCCGCCTCCGACGCACGCGAGCGGCTGGATGCGATTCGCGACGATTTCCCCGAGGATCTGCAGCGCTTCCATATCTTTAAATGGTCCAGCAGCGATGAGCCGGTACTCAAGGTGCGGCTGGCCAGCCAGGCCGATCTGACCGGCGCGTACGACATGCTCGACCGCGAGTTCAAGCGGCGCATCGAGCGGATTCCGGGCGTGGCCAAGGTGGAAATCTCCGGCGCGCCGCCGAATGAAGTGGAGATCGCGATCGCGCCGGACCGGCTGACTGCGCATGACCTGAGCCTCAACGATCTGAGTGAGCGGCTGGGCAAGCTCAATTTCTCGGTTTCGGCCGGGCAGATCGACGACAACGGCCAGCGCATCCGCGTGCAACCGGTAGGGGAGTTACGCGACCTGCAAGAGCTGCGCGACCTAGTGCTCAACGCCAAGGGCCTGCGCCTGGGCGACATTGCGCAGGTGCGGCTCAAGCCCACGCGCATGAACTACGGCCGGCGCCTGGATGGGCGTCCGGCGATTGGCCTGGACATCTACAAGGAGCGCAGCGCCAACCTGGTGGAAGTGTCCAAGGCGGCATTGAAGGAAGTCGAAGACATCCGCGCCGAACCTGCCATGCGCGACGTGCAGGTCAAGGTGATCGACAACCAGGGCAAGGCGGTGACCTCGTCATTGGCGGAATTGGCCGAGGCCGGTGCGGTTGGTCTGCTGTTGTCGATCACGGTGCTGTTCTTCTTCCTGCGCCACTGGCCGTCCACGCTGATGGTCACGCTGGCGATCCCGATCTGCTTTGCGATCACGCTGGGCTTCATGTACTTCGTCGGCGTCACGCTCAACATCCTGACCATGATGGGCTTGCTGTTGGCCGTGGGCATGCTGGTGGACAACGCGGTGGTGGTGGTGGAAAGCATCTACCAGGAGCGCGAGCGCATGCCGGGCCAGCCGCAACTGGCAGCGTTGTTGGGCACGCGTAGCGTGGCGATTGCACTCAGCGCCGGCACGCTGTGCCACTGCATCGTGTTCGTGCCGAACCTGTTTGGCGAAACCAACAACATCAGCATTTTCATGGCGCAGATTGCGATCACCATTTCGGTGTCGTTGCTGGCCTCGTGGTTGGTGGCGATCAGCCTGATCCCGATGCTGTCGGCGCGCATGAAAACGCCGCCGCTGGTGACCTCCGAGCGCGGCGTGATCGCACGGCTGCAGCGGCGCTACGCCAAGGTTTTGGCCTGGACGCTGGCGCACCGCGGCTGGAGCGTGGCCGGCATCCTGCTGGTCAGTGCAATCAGCCTGGTGCCGATGAAGCTCACCAAGGTCGATATGTTCGGTGGCGACGGCGGCAACGAGGGCTACATCCAGTATCAGTGGAAGGGCTCCTATACGCGCGAGCAGCTGGGCGATGAGATCGCGCGGGTGGAAAACCACCTGGAAGCCAACCGCGCCAAATATCACATCACCCAGATCTATTCGTGGTTTAGCGAGGTGGAAGGCAGCAACACCGTGGTGACCTTCGACGCGACCAAGGTCAAGGACCTGCCACCGCTGCTGGAGCAGATTCGCAAGGAGTTGCCGCGTTCTGCGCGCGCCGATTACAGCATCGGCAACCAGGGCGATGGCGGGAGCGGCAATCAGGGCGTGCAGGTGCAATTGGTGGGCGATTCCACCCAGGCACTGCAGGAGTTGGCCGACGAGGTGGTGCCGCTGCTGGCGCAGCGCAAGGAATTGCGCGACGTACGCGTGGATACCGGCGATCGCACCAGCGAGCTGGCGATCCGCGTGGATCGCGAGCGCGCGGCCGCGTTCGGCTTCAGTGCGGAGCAGGTGGCGAGCTTCGTCGGGCTGGCCTTGCGTGGCACGCCGCTGCGCGAGTTTCGCCGTGGCGACAACGAAGTACCGGTGTGGGTGCGTTTTGCCGGCGCCGAGCAGAGCAAACCCGAAGATCTGGCAGGCTTCACCGTGCGCACCAAGGATGGCCGCAGCGTGCCGTTGCTGTCGCTGGTGGATGTAAAAATCCGCCCGGCCGCCACCCAGATCGGCCGCACCAATCGGCAGACAACCCTGACCATCAAAGCCAATCTCGGCACGAAAGTCACCGTGCCTGAAGCGCGCGCTGCGATGGAGCAACCGCTCAAGGCGATGCAGTTTCCGGCCGGTTACAGCTACACCTTCGACGGGGGCGATTATCAGGACGACGGCGAGGCGATGGGCCAGATGGTGTTCAATCTGGTGATTGCGTTGGTGATGATCTACGTGGTGATGGCGGCGGTGTTCGAGTCGCTGCTGTTTCCGGCGGCGATCATGAGCGGCGTGCTGTTCTCGATCTTCGGGGTGTTCTGGCTGTTCTGGATCACCGGAACCTCGTTCGGCATCATGTCCTTCATCGGCATCCTGGTGCTGATGGGCGTGGTGGTGAACAACGGCATCGTGATGATCGAGCACATCAACAATCTGCGCCGCCGTGGCATGGGGCGCACGCAGGCGTTGATCGAAGGCTCACGTGAGCGCTTGCGGCCCATCATGATGACCATGGGCACCGCGATCCTGGCGATGGTGCCGATCTCGCTGACCAGCACCACCATGTTCAGCGACGGCCCGCCGTACTTCCCGATGGCGCGCGCCATCGCTGGCGGCCTGGCATTTTCGACGGTGGTGAGTCTGCTGTTCCTGCCGACCATCTACGCCATCCTGGATGACATGAGCAGCGGCGCGGCGGCATTGGTGCAGCGCGCGCGTGGTGTACGGAAGGCGATGCCGCCGGAGGCTGCGTTGGAGTCTTGA
- a CDS encoding efflux RND transporter permease subunit, with the protein MTDHPTGPVHDPHLSVAPGGGLVAFATRRRVTIAMITVTMLLFGLIALRSLKVNLLPDLSYPTLTVRTEYTGAAPAEIETLVTEPVEEAVGVVKNLRKLKSISRTGQSDVVLEFAWGTNMDQAGLEVRDKMEALSLPLEAKPPVLLRFNPSTEPIMRLVLSPKQAPASDTDAIRQLTGLRRYADEDLKKKLEPVAGVAAVKVGGGLEDEIQVDIDQQKLAQLSLPIDNVITRLKEENVNISGGRLEEGSQRYLVRTVNQFVDLDEIRNMLVTTQSSSSSAADAAMQQMYAIAASTGSQAALAAAAEVQSTSASSTSSIAGGMPVRLKDVAQVRQGYKEREAIIRLGGKEAVELAIYKEGDANTVSTAASLRKRLEQIKATVPGDVEITTIEDQSHFIEHAISDVKKDAVIGGVLAILIIFLFLRDGWSTFVISLSLPVSIITTFFFMGQLGLSLNVMSLGGLALATGLVVDDSIVVLESIAKARERGLSVLDAAMVGTREVSMAVMASTLTTIAVFLPLVFVEGIAGQLFRDQALTVAIAIAISLVVSMTLIPMLSSLKGAPPMAFPDEPSHPQWQPQQRWLKPVAAGRRGAGASVRYAFFGAAWAVVKAWRGATRVVAPVMRKASDIAMAPYGRAERGYLTMLPAALRRPWLVLGLAGAAFVGTVLLVPMLGADLIPQLAQDRFEMTVKLPSGTPLAQTDALVRELQLAHDKDPGIASLYGVSGAGTRLDANPTESGENIGKLTVVMAGGGSPAVEAAATERLRSSMTAHPGAQVDFARPALFSFSTPLEVELRGQDLGELEQAGQKLAQMLRANGHYADVKSTVEEGFPEIQIRFDQERAGALGLTTRQIADVIVKKVRGDVATRYSFRDRKIDVLVRAQHSDRASVDAIRQLIVNPGSSRPVRLAAVAEVVATTGPSEIHRADQTRVAIVSASLRDIDLGGAVREVETLVRNDPLAAGVGMHIGGQGEELAQSVKSLLFAFGLAIFLVYLVMASQFESLLHPFVILFTIPLAMVGAVLALLMTGKPVSVVVFIGLILLVGLVTKNAIILIDKVNQLREEGVAKREALIEGARSRLRPIIMTTLCTLFGFLPLAVAMGEGAEVRAPMAITVIGGLLVSTLLTLLVIPVVYDLLDRRADAYYLERGRRMARQRAPASHSDGLEAV; encoded by the coding sequence ATGACCGACCATCCCACCGGCCCGGTCCACGACCCGCACCTATCCGTAGCGCCGGGCGGCGGCCTGGTGGCGTTTGCCACACGCCGCCGCGTCACCATCGCGATGATCACGGTGACCATGTTGCTGTTCGGCCTGATCGCGCTGCGTAGCCTCAAGGTCAATTTGCTGCCGGACCTGAGCTATCCCACGCTCACCGTGCGCACCGAATACACCGGTGCGGCACCGGCGGAGATCGAGACGCTGGTGACCGAGCCGGTGGAAGAAGCGGTCGGCGTGGTCAAGAACCTGCGTAAGCTCAAGTCGATCTCGCGTACCGGGCAAAGCGATGTGGTGCTGGAGTTTGCCTGGGGCACCAACATGGACCAGGCCGGCCTGGAAGTGCGCGACAAGATGGAAGCCTTGTCGCTGCCGCTGGAAGCCAAGCCGCCGGTGCTGCTGCGCTTCAATCCATCGACCGAGCCGATCATGCGCCTGGTGCTGTCGCCCAAGCAGGCGCCGGCCTCAGACACCGACGCCATCCGTCAGCTCACCGGCCTGCGGCGCTATGCCGACGAGGATCTGAAAAAGAAGCTCGAACCGGTGGCCGGCGTGGCGGCGGTGAAGGTGGGCGGTGGTCTGGAAGACGAGATTCAGGTGGATATCGACCAGCAGAAACTGGCCCAGCTCAGTCTGCCGATCGACAACGTCATCACCCGGTTGAAGGAAGAGAACGTCAACATCTCCGGCGGCCGGCTGGAAGAAGGTTCACAGCGCTACCTGGTGCGCACGGTCAACCAGTTCGTGGATCTGGATGAGATCCGCAACATGCTGGTGACCACGCAGAGCAGCAGCAGCAGCGCAGCCGATGCAGCGATGCAGCAGATGTATGCCATTGCGGCGTCCACCGGTTCGCAGGCGGCATTGGCGGCCGCGGCCGAAGTGCAGAGCACCTCGGCCTCGTCCACCAGCAGCATCGCCGGCGGCATGCCGGTGCGCTTGAAGGACGTGGCGCAGGTGCGCCAGGGCTACAAGGAACGCGAGGCGATCATTCGCCTGGGCGGCAAGGAAGCGGTGGAATTGGCGATCTACAAGGAGGGCGATGCCAATACGGTGTCGACCGCCGCGTCGCTGCGCAAGCGCCTGGAGCAGATCAAGGCGACCGTGCCCGGCGATGTGGAAATCACCACCATCGAGGACCAGTCGCACTTCATCGAGCACGCGATCAGCGACGTCAAGAAAGATGCGGTGATCGGCGGCGTGCTGGCGATCCTGATCATCTTTTTGTTCCTGCGCGATGGCTGGAGCACCTTCGTGATCAGCCTGTCGCTGCCGGTGTCGATCATCACCACGTTCTTCTTCATGGGCCAGCTGGGCCTGAGCCTGAACGTGATGTCGCTGGGTGGGCTGGCCTTGGCCACTGGCCTGGTGGTGGACGATTCCATCGTGGTGCTGGAGAGCATCGCCAAGGCGCGCGAGCGTGGCCTGAGCGTGCTGGATGCGGCCATGGTGGGCACCCGCGAGGTGAGCATGGCGGTGATGGCCTCGACCCTGACCACCATCGCGGTGTTCCTGCCGCTGGTGTTTGTCGAAGGCATTGCCGGGCAGTTGTTCCGTGACCAGGCGTTGACCGTGGCGATCGCCATTGCGATCTCGCTGGTGGTGTCGATGACGCTGATCCCGATGCTGAGCTCGCTGAAGGGCGCGCCGCCCATGGCCTTCCCGGACGAACCCAGCCACCCGCAGTGGCAGCCGCAGCAGCGCTGGCTCAAGCCAGTAGCGGCTGGCCGCCGCGGCGCGGGTGCCAGCGTGCGCTATGCGTTTTTCGGCGCCGCCTGGGCGGTGGTGAAGGCTTGGCGCGGCGCCACGCGGGTGGTGGCACCGGTGATGCGCAAGGCCAGCGATATCGCGATGGCGCCGTATGGCCGTGCCGAACGCGGGTACCTGACCATGCTGCCGGCGGCATTGCGGCGGCCCTGGTTGGTGCTCGGGCTGGCAGGCGCCGCATTCGTCGGCACGGTGCTGCTGGTGCCGATGCTCGGCGCGGACCTGATCCCGCAGCTGGCGCAGGACCGCTTCGAAATGACGGTGAAGCTGCCCTCTGGTACGCCGCTGGCGCAGACCGACGCTCTGGTGCGCGAGCTGCAACTGGCGCACGACAAGGACCCGGGCATCGCCTCGCTGTATGGCGTGAGCGGTGCCGGCACACGGCTGGATGCCAACCCCACCGAAAGTGGCGAGAACATCGGCAAGCTCACGGTGGTGATGGCCGGTGGCGGCAGCCCCGCGGTGGAGGCAGCGGCCACCGAGCGCCTGCGCAGCAGCATGACGGCGCATCCGGGCGCGCAGGTGGATTTCGCGCGGCCGGCCCTGTTTAGTTTTTCCACGCCGCTGGAAGTGGAGTTGCGCGGGCAGGATCTGGGCGAGCTGGAGCAGGCTGGCCAGAAACTGGCGCAGATGCTGCGTGCCAACGGCCACTACGCGGACGTGAAGTCGACCGTGGAAGAGGGCTTCCCGGAAATCCAGATCCGCTTCGACCAGGAGCGCGCCGGTGCGCTGGGCTTGACCACGCGGCAGATCGCCGATGTGATCGTCAAGAAGGTGCGCGGCGATGTGGCCACCCGCTACAGCTTCCGTGATCGCAAGATCGATGTGCTGGTGCGTGCGCAGCACAGCGACCGTGCCAGCGTGGACGCGATCCGCCAGTTGATCGTCAACCCAGGTAGCAGCCGTCCGGTACGCCTTGCTGCGGTCGCCGAGGTGGTGGCGACCACCGGGCCGAGCGAGATCCATCGCGCCGACCAGACCCGCGTGGCGATCGTGTCGGCGAGCCTGCGCGACATCGACCTGGGCGGTGCGGTGCGCGAAGTGGAAACGTTGGTGCGTAACGACCCGCTGGCGGCTGGCGTGGGCATGCACATCGGCGGGCAGGGCGAGGAACTGGCGCAGTCGGTGAAGTCGCTGCTGTTCGCGTTCGGTCTGGCGATCTTCCTGGTCTACCTGGTGATGGCTTCGCAGTTCGAATCGCTGCTGCACCCGTTCGTCATCTTGTTCACCATTCCGCTGGCGATGGTCGGCGCGGTGCTGGCACTGCTGATGACCGGCAAGCCGGTATCGGTGGTGGTGTTCATTGGTCTGATTTTGCTGGTGGGCCTGGTGACCAAGAACGCGATCATCCTGATCGACAAGGTCAACCAGCTGCGCGAGGAAGGCGTCGCCAAGCGTGAGGCGCTGATCGAAGGGGCGCGTTCGCGCCTGCGGCCGATCATCATGACCACGCTGTGCACCTTGTTCGGCTTTTTGCCGCTGGCGGTGGCGATGGGCGAGGGAGCGGAGGTGCGTGCACCGATGGCCATCACCGTGATCGGCGGGCTGCTGGTGTCTACGCTGCTCACCTTGCTGGTGATTCCGGTGGTCTACGACCTGCTGGATCGCCGTGCCGATGCGTACTACCTGGAGCGCGGCCGGCGCATGGCGCGTCAGCGCGCACCGGCCAGCCACAGCGACGGGCTGGAGGCGGTATGA
- a CDS encoding efflux RND transporter periplasmic adaptor subunit, producing MSPLSFLHGRSGPCAAALLITTSLLLGGCKAGDSAAKPADSQKAADAVPVETAKAARRAVAASYTGTAALEPRAEAQVVAKTSGVALAVMVEEGQKVSAGQALVRLDPDRAHLAVAQSEAQLRKLENSYRRATQLVGQQLVSAADVDQLKFDVENSRAQHRLASLELSYTTVQAPISGVIASRSIKTGNFVQINTPIFRIVDDSQLEATLNVPERELATLKSGQPVTLLADALPGQQFVGKVDRIAPVVDSGSGTFRVVCAFGAGAEALQPGMFGRIRIDYDQRKDALVIPRLALLDDGEPAVFVVRNGKASRVPVKLGYAEGPWLEVRQGLKEGDQVVTAGKVALRDGTAVQIIGQPDRKPVAAAAPATAGDEKRS from the coding sequence ATGTCGCCACTCTCCTTCTTGCACGGCCGCAGCGGACCTTGCGCTGCGGCGCTGTTGATCACCACGAGCCTGTTGCTGGGCGGTTGCAAGGCTGGCGACAGTGCTGCCAAGCCGGCAGACAGCCAGAAGGCCGCAGATGCCGTGCCGGTGGAAACCGCCAAGGCAGCCCGTCGCGCGGTGGCTGCCAGCTACACCGGCACTGCGGCATTGGAGCCACGTGCCGAAGCGCAGGTGGTGGCCAAGACCTCCGGCGTGGCGCTGGCGGTGATGGTCGAGGAAGGGCAGAAGGTGTCGGCAGGCCAGGCGCTGGTACGGCTGGATCCGGACCGCGCGCATCTGGCGGTGGCGCAAAGCGAGGCGCAGCTGCGCAAGCTGGAAAACAGCTATCGCCGCGCCACGCAACTGGTCGGCCAGCAACTGGTCAGCGCCGCGGATGTGGACCAGCTCAAGTTCGATGTGGAAAACAGCCGCGCGCAGCATCGTCTGGCGTCGCTGGAACTGTCGTACACCACCGTGCAGGCACCGATTTCCGGTGTGATTGCTTCGCGCTCGATCAAGACCGGCAACTTCGTGCAGATCAATACGCCGATCTTCCGCATCGTCGACGACTCGCAACTGGAAGCCACGCTCAACGTGCCCGAGCGCGAGCTGGCCACGCTCAAGTCCGGCCAGCCGGTGACGTTGCTGGCCGACGCATTGCCGGGACAGCAATTCGTGGGCAAGGTGGACCGCATCGCGCCGGTGGTGGATTCGGGCAGCGGCACTTTTCGCGTGGTGTGCGCGTTCGGGGCTGGCGCGGAGGCGTTGCAGCCCGGCATGTTCGGGCGCATCCGCATCGACTACGACCAGCGCAAGGATGCCCTGGTGATTCCGCGGCTGGCGCTGCTGGATGACGGTGAGCCGGCAGTGTTCGTGGTGCGCAATGGCAAGGCCAGCCGGGTGCCGGTGAAGCTGGGCTATGCCGAAGGCCCATGGCTGGAAGTGCGCCAGGGCCTGAAGGAAGGCGACCAGGTCGTGACGGCCGGCAAGGTGGCGTTGCGCGATGGCACCGCGGTGCAGATCATCGGCCAGCCCGATCGCAAGCCGGTTGCAGCTGCCGCACCGGCAACGGCCGGCGACGAGAAGCGCTCATGA
- a CDS encoding c-type cytochrome, with amino-acid sequence MRPQPLAACLALVVFLPFGGASATPSVPTPPAPAAAAPTPATPASSGNAGNGRQLAYTCQGCHGVTGYKNAYPSYRVPKIGGQSAQYLTQALTEYRQGKRKHPTMQAQAQSFSEQDIADIATYLSTLK; translated from the coding sequence ATGCGCCCGCAGCCGCTCGCCGCTTGTCTCGCTCTGGTCGTCTTCCTGCCGTTTGGGGGCGCATCAGCAACACCATCGGTTCCGACACCGCCTGCGCCTGCAGCCGCGGCGCCGACGCCTGCCACACCCGCGTCCTCGGGCAATGCCGGGAATGGCCGCCAGCTGGCATACACCTGCCAGGGCTGCCACGGCGTGACCGGCTACAAGAACGCCTACCCGAGCTACCGCGTGCCCAAGATCGGCGGCCAGTCCGCGCAGTACCTGACCCAGGCACTGACCGAATACCGCCAGGGCAAGCGCAAACACCCGACCATGCAGGCACAGGCGCAAAGCTTTTCCGAGCAGGACATCGCCGACATCGCCACCTACCTGTCCACCCTCAAATAA
- a CDS encoding c-type cytochrome, whose product MPNALYAPRLAIALVAALSLAACSQSQVESTDHSAGDAGHASGEHGSGSSAGLPTGRAAAGDKLAHTKGKATGQSCVDCHGADGNVPLDPTYPKLGGQYGDYLAHALQAYRSGDRQHPLMTAQATALSDQDIADLAAYFGARPTQLRDLHGVN is encoded by the coding sequence ATGCCGAACGCCCTGTACGCTCCGCGTCTAGCCATCGCCTTGGTCGCTGCCCTGTCGTTGGCGGCCTGTTCCCAGTCCCAGGTGGAATCCACCGATCACTCTGCCGGCGATGCCGGTCATGCCAGCGGCGAGCATGGCTCGGGGTCGTCGGCGGGCCTGCCGACCGGCCGCGCCGCAGCCGGCGACAAACTCGCGCATACCAAAGGCAAGGCCACCGGCCAGAGCTGTGTCGATTGCCACGGCGCCGATGGCAATGTGCCGCTGGACCCGACCTATCCCAAACTCGGCGGCCAGTACGGCGACTACCTTGCACATGCATTGCAGGCCTATCGCAGCGGCGATCGCCAGCATCCGTTGATGACCGCCCAAGCCACCGCGCTGAGTGACCAGGACATCGCCGATCTCGCCGCGTACTTTGGCGCGCGCCCGACACAGCTGCGCGATCTGCACGGCGTCAACTGA
- a CDS encoding response regulator, which produces MSALRGVRVLVVENDDMNAMLLEMQLIQAGAAVVGPVGEVDDALQLIEADAPDTAVLDYRLGNGQTSEPVARRLTERGIPFVLATGVASASIPHGFERGVILTKPYMSDELVDALAKARQRSGASS; this is translated from the coding sequence ATGTCGGCGTTGCGTGGAGTTCGGGTACTCGTGGTCGAAAACGATGACATGAATGCCATGCTGCTCGAAATGCAGCTGATCCAGGCGGGTGCGGCCGTGGTCGGGCCGGTGGGTGAGGTCGACGACGCGCTGCAGCTGATCGAGGCCGATGCGCCGGATACTGCCGTGCTGGACTATCGCCTGGGCAACGGCCAGACCAGCGAACCGGTTGCGCGGCGGCTCACCGAACGCGGCATTCCCTTCGTGCTGGCCACCGGCGTGGCCAGTGCCAGCATCCCGCACGGGTTTGAACGCGGGGTCATCCTGACCAAGCCGTACATGTCCGACGAGCTCGTCGATGCCCTGGCCAAGGCGCGCCAGCGCAGCGGTGCCAGCAGCTGA